From Vanrija pseudolonga chromosome 1, complete sequence, a single genomic window includes:
- the SPAC11E3.02c_2 gene encoding putative protein, translated as MSDVALDYALRVACLQEVIGNSRRALAAAATPEPPAAATATGGHRPHDSVASFTLDFGSLIGRDASKSPRYPEKFIKVLDGSLQKIAMGHDPKYSDQRFRRSVATFWSSSWSDKTFQRQLKESRKLEDLILAFVSASTRALKKEPELAEGGWKNELNPQILLFIDLLSDNLNSIGSVTSEIRNRLSTYRSGLQSDHRKSVVHPSPAAPTDNTTNKASSRPATDPTDSACIEAVRRLLSLDNAAFEEKLEALWPICTIQAAVDDLKVLLSRLGTDNPVPYGPSDFAEDASWAAHRAREISALSDMTTDLMKIDPQRDRGSNRTDKGDLAFSLDRLQIDHRTLTFIPADPREAYRSLLRLCLEHDLHLLRTLPEDQDVSLGILSAAHANLLEQCALRWRLPPSFRSWTFLDAIEGHYEQGEVPPDCVFEAVGAVGRTSEEDPVSEWAIPDQQALQSVLLNRNSFFLKDIELALNTPRGYLAPEFRQAVDQWHTLNVDDVDDPSLQRVQRTICDRLRQQAYLNYINEASETYNHEGGKNRSFALALATWIESSAKKLDKWFPEPVTSQVDVVALVLQQHLSLWIRDLEEAMSATEVPRGDAGLDLEESLGVYQRAQKLQRMGASFGMDPSIFSLSAIFAPVVTAWLDDTAVKMRQWADNALSLDNFTPTGPNGHSSSVTDLFASFHSAVAFVLDLQWDDREELALFVTRLAKIISLSINDYCSKLERQFTEEMTEIQQVESLPATVKQQAWIEKAKSTIAHLQGDRKLQAFFNFSAVSCVKLNNLDVARQEMDKLYQEMRVDEFASIDVNQPVIPPAEQASLFTIKIVHGEGLALEGASRAPDTFVVLSDEHGNRYAKTRTIYDDYDPRWDETFDIATRQTAWFMVTVRHRTLTGKHDLLGRAYLRLDPSQYVDLISKDVLLPLNTKGHVLLRISMEGERDDIQFHFGRAFRWLKRTESDMVRMFVDKMTPVLRHTLSRAAIRSVLKPGAPGIDYNDALRISNDALGRIWAASRNAVGSSQADYSIPLPASEIPQLKASPSQKRGPSDKEIETAIDPLLDYFETNNHTLASTLSPDAMQMVMAKLWKQILTTIEALIVPPLSDKPSDMRALSDSELDVCLKWLKFLRDFFYAAGDESGVSLTTLQNAKFNEIMSVRIYYDWSTDDLMEECIRGFQNTLKNKAMKPSKSILGQRNLGTIRARKTAKRSIPQQGNNTEIIMKILRMRDGTQEFLAQQIQTLSAVKLNDTGSKGSRRRR; from the exons ATGTCCGACGTTGCCTTGGA CTATGCCCTGCGCGTGGC ATGTCTCCAAGAGGTCATAGGCAACTCGCGCAGAGCCTTGGCAGCAGCTGCTACTCCAGAACCTCCTGCGGCAGCTACTGCTACTGGAGGCCATCGCCCTCATGACTCCGTTGCCTCGTTTACACTCGACTTTGGATCGCTCATCGGGCGCGATGCCAGCAAGTCACCGCGGTACCCCGAGAAGTTCATCAAAGTTCTGGACGGGTCTCTCCAAAAGATTGCCATGGGCCATGATCCAAA GTACTCGGACCAGCGTTTCCGCCGCTCAGTCGCCACCTTCTGGTCTTCAAGTTGGTCGGACAAGACGTTCCAGCGCCAGCTAAAGGAGTCTCGAAAGCTAGAAGACCTCATCCTAGCTttcgtctcggcctcgactcgCGCGCTGAAGAAGGAACCTGAACTCGCAGAAGGCGGATGGAAGAATGAACTGAATCCTCAGATTCTCCTCTTCATCGACCTGTTGAGTGACAACTTAAACTCCATTGGATCAGTCACATCCGAGATCCGCAACCGCCTCTCGACCTACCGAAGTGGACTGCAGTCGGATCACAGAAAAAGTGTCGTTCATCCATCACCAGCAGCACCTACAGACAACACTACAAACAAAGCATCCTCTCGACCAGCCACCGACCCCACCGATTCTGCGTGCATAGAGGCTGTACGTCGCTTGTTGTCGCTGGACAACGCGGCCTTTGAAGAGAAACTGGAGGCGTTGTGGCCCATCTGCACCATTCAGGCGGCAGTTGATGATCTGAAG GTTTTGCTCTCTCGTCTTGGAACCGACAACCCCGTCCCTTACGGGCCGTCAGACTTTGCAGAAGACGCCTCGTGGGCTGCTCACCGCGCCCGTGAAATCTCCGCTCTCTCCGACATGACCACGGACCTCATGAAGATTGACCCGCAACGGGATCGTGGGTCAAATCGCACGGATAAAGGAGACTTGGCCTTCTCTCTCGACCGACTTCAAATTGATCACCGCACCCTCACCTTCATTCCCGCGGACCCTCGCGAGGCGTACCGCTCGCTGCTTCGGCTCTGCCTCGAACACGACCTTCATCTGCTGAGGACTCTTCCGGAGGATCAAGATGTATCTCTGGGCATCTTGTCGGCCGCCCACGCGAACCTCCTGGAACAGTGTGCTTTGCGATGGAGGCTCCCGCCGTCGTTTCGTTCATGGACGTTCCTCGACGCAATTGAAGGACACTACGAACAGGGCGAAGTTCCCCCAGACTGTGTCTTTGAAGCTGTCGGGGCAGTTGGCCGAACATCAGAGGAGGACCCAGTCTCCGAGTGGGCCATTCCAGACCAGCAGGCTCTGCAGTCTGTGCTTCTGAACCGCAATTCCTTCTTCCTCAAAGACATTGAACTGGCGCTGAACACACCGCGTGGCTACCTGGCGCCTGAGTTCAGACAAGCAGTGGATCAATGGCATACTCTCAACGTTGACGACGTAGATGACCCATCGTTGCAGCGAGTCCAACGCACCATTTGCGACCGTCTGCGGCAACAGGCGTATCTAAACTACATCAACGAGGCTAGCGAAACGTACAACCACGAGGGCGGCAAAAACCGAAGTTTTGCGTTGGCCCTGGCAACCTGGATCGAATCCAGTGCGAAGAAGCTCGACAAGTGGTTTCCGGAACCTGTGACATC CCAAGTTGACGTTGTTGCCCTTGTCCTACAACAGCACCTGTCGCTGTGGATCCGAGACCTCGAAGAGGCCATGTCTGCCACAGAGGTTCCTCGAGGGGACGCCGGCCTTGATTTGGAGGAATCCCTTGGAGTTTATCAGAGAGCCCAAAAGCTTCAGCGTATGGGCGCATCGTTCGGAAT GGATCCCTCCATCTTTTCTTTGTCCGCGATATTCGCTCCCGTGGTTACCGCCTGGCTGGATGATACTGCTGTCAAGATGAGGCAATGGGCGGACAACGCCCTCAGCCTGGACAAT TTCACTCCAACCGGTCCGAATGGGCACTCATCATCGGTCACAGATTTGTTCGCGTCATTCCACAGCGCAGTGGCTTTTGTTCTCGATTTGCAGTGGGATGATAGGGAGGAACTGGCCCTGTTTGTCACCCGCCTCGCGAAG ATTATCAGTTTGTCTATCAATGATTACTGCTCGAAGCTTGAGCGGCAGTTCACGGAAGAGATGACGGAGATCCAGCAAGTCGAGTCTCTCCCCGCGACTGTCAAGCAACAGGCCTGGATTGAGAAGGCGAAGAGCACCATTGCTCATCTGCAAGGGGATCGCAAGCTCCAGGCCTTCTTCAACTTCTCGGCAGTG TCGTGTGTCAAGCTCAACAATCTGGACGTTGCACGACAAGAAATGGATAAACTCTACCAGGAGATGCGCGTGGACGAGTTTGCGTCCATCGATGTGAATCAGCCGGTTATCCCGCCCGCCGAACAAGCCTCCCTCTTCACAATCAAAATCGTTCATGGCGAAGGATTGGCGCTGGAAGGCGCTTCGAGGGCCCCCGATACGTTCGTTGTTCTGTCAGACGAACACGGTAATAGGTACGCCAAGACTCGCACGATATACGATGACTACGACCCACGGTGGGACGAGACCTTCGACATTGCCACCCGTCAAACAGCGTGGTTTATGGTTACGGTTCGCCATCGCACGCTCACTGGCAAGCATGACCTTCTGGGGCGCGCATATCTCCGACTCGACCCTTCTCAATACGTGGACCTTATCAGCAAGGATGTTCTCCTTCCCCTCAACACCAAAGGGCATGTCCTGTTACGCATAAGCATGGAGGGGGAGCGTGACGACATCCAGTTCCACTTTGGACGAGCATTTAGATGGCTGAAACGAACTGAATCGGATATGGTTCGAATGTTCGTGGACAAG ATGACGCCTGTTCTACGCCACACACTCTCCCGAGCGGCAATCAGATCCGTCCTGAAGCCTGGCGCGCCTGGCATCGACTACAACGACGCTCTTCGCATCTCCAATGATGCCCTTGGGCGCATCTGGGCGGCATCGAGGAATGCTGTAGGATCCTCCCAAGCAGACTACTCAATCCCTCTACCCGCCTCCGAGATCCCTCAGCTCAAGGCCTCGCCTTCCCAGAAGCGTGGTCCTTCAGACAAAGAGATCGAAACTGCTATCGACCCCTTGCTCGACTACTTTGAGACGAACAACCACACTTTGGCTTCGACTCTGTCACCGGACGCCATGCAGATGGTCATGGCCAAGCTCTGGAAGCAGATTCTGACGACTATCGAAGCCCTCATCGTCCCGCCATTGAGCGACAAACCGAGTGACATGCGAGCGTTGTCGGATAGCGAGCTGGATGTGTGTCTCAAGTGGCTAAAGTTCCTGCGCGACTTCTTCTATGctgccggcgacgagagcggcgTCTCTCTCACTACACTTCAAAACGCAAAGTTTAACGAGATTATGAGTGTACGCATTTACTACGACTGGAGCACAGACGACCTCATGGAG GAATGCATCCGTGGATTCCAGAACACATTGAAGAATAAGGCTATGAAGCCGAGCAAGTCGATCTTGGGCCAGAGGAACCTTGGCACAATCAGAGCCCGAAAGACGGCCAAACGATCAATCCCACAACAGGGCAACAACACGGAGATCATCATGAAGATTTTGCGCATGAG GGATGGCACACAAGAGTTCCTTGCGCAACAGATCCAAACTTTGAGCGCCGTCAAGTTGAACGACACTGGCAGCAAGGGAAGTCGCCGGCGACGCTAA
- the shk2 gene encoding Serine/threonine-protein kinase shk2: MSQWSQAASLTPSRPAPAPPGVKHAPLGYSAASRSTPRDTGSPAYASKTYGNSFPGLSPAGSTPSNEVVSAIIRTGAAQVGGEGFMIPFMPWPKKWLVLTVNELQIFKSEQASSPAFVCQLAEVVDVQRVNNRAFCVEVEIKDKIIFLAFKSDEEVYGWMEDIYSRSPLMGVSQPTNFVHQVHVGFDPLTGGFTGLPQQWSKLLTSSAITKEEAARNPEAVLDVLQFYTQQQMGQADYGPSVILSSSQPAVAPRFTSTAGITGQSLPTASRDAPPAPPKPLPRHDASRDDPKPQLDSRPPPRTLTAERKAPAPPRPPVTAAKPVEIKPSGGQSKSEQSAVPARPAKGPEPAPVAAPSAPAPSRQVERRISTMNEAQIMDKLRSVVSADDPSTMYSKIKKVGQGASGMVYVAKTLSTGKKVAIKQMDLAQQPRKELIVNEIIVMKESQHPNVVNFLESFLVKSTELWVVMEYMEGGALTDVIENNKLTEEQIACICLETCRGLQHLHSRSIIHRDIKSDNLLMNAFGEVKITDFGFCAKLTDQKSKRATMVGTPYWMAPEVVKQKEYGAKVDIWSLGIMAIEMIENEPPYLDEEPLKALYLIATNGTPTLKQPDKLSQDLKHFLSVCLCVDVNFRATSTELLKHDFLRLACPVKDLAPLLRFRQTLG; the protein is encoded by the exons ATGTCCCAGTGGTCGCAAGCGGCTTCGTTAACCCCATCGCGCCCTGCTCCGGCACCTCCAGGAGTAAAGCACGCCCCGTTAGGCTACTCGGCTGCCTCGCGGTCGACTCCACGAGACACGGGGTCGCCTGCTTATGCCTCTAAGACGTATGGCAACTCCTTCCCTGGTCTTAGCCCAGCGGGTTCTACACCTTCCAATGAAGTTGTCAGCGCCATCATCCGCACTGGTGCCGCCCAGGTCGGTGGCGAAGGCTTCATGATCCCATTCATGCCGTGGCCCAAGAAATGGCTCGTCCTGACAGTCAACGAGCTCCAAATATTCAAAAGCGAG CAAGCATCGTCTCCAGCATTCGTTTGTCAGCTGGCCGAGGTAGTGGACGTTCAGCGGGTCAACAACAGGGCGTTCTGCGTGGAAGTCGAGATCAAGGACAAGATCATCTTCCTGGCGTTCAAGTCTGACGAAGAGGTCTATGGCTGGATGGAGGACATCTACTCGCGTTCGCCCTTGATGGGAGTCAGCCAGCCAACAAACTTCGTCCATCAAGTTCACGTTGGTTTCGACCCATTGACTGGTGGTTTCACG GGGCTACCACAACAGTGGTCGAAACTTTTGACCTCTTCTGCTATCACGAAGGAAGAGGCTGCTCGTAATCCCGAGGCGGTACTGGATGTGCTCCAGTTCTACACCCAACAACAAATGGGCCAGGCGGATTATGGCCCCTCGGTCATTCTGTCTTCGTCTCAGCCCGCTGTCGCACCCCGTTTCACGTCGACTGCAGGGATCACGGGACAATCACTACCTACAGCATCACGAGATGCGCCACCAGCTCCACCCAAGCCTTTGCCGCGCCATGATGCCTCAAGAGACGAT CCGAAGCCTCAGCTGGAttctcgaccaccaccacgtaCGCTGACTGCTGAACGCAAGGCTCCTGCCCCACCCCGACCACCGGTTACAGCAGCCAAGCCTGTGGAGATCAAGCCTTCCGGCGGCCAGTCGAAGTCGGAGCAGTCTGCCGTCCCTGCTCGCCCGGCCAAGGGTCCCGAGCCAGCCCCAGTGGCAGCGCCATCTGCACCTGCTCCGTCACGACAGGTCGAGAGGCGGATCAGCACCATGAATGAGGCTCAAATCATGGACAAGCTGCGTTCCGTGGTCAGTGCAGATGACCCATCGACCATGTATTCCAAGATCAAGAAGGTTGGCCAAGG CGCCTCCGGAATGGTCTACGTGGCCAAGACCCTCTCCACCGGCAAAAAAGTTGCCATCAAGCAGATGGACTTGGCCCAGCAGCCTCGCAAGGAGCTAATTGTTAATGAAATCATCGTCATGAAGGAATCTCAGCACCCGAACGTCGTCAACTTTTTAGAATCTTTCCTGGTCAAGAGCACCGAACTCTGGGTCGTCATGGAATACAtggagggcggcgcgctcacgGACGTCATCGAAAACAACAAGTTGACTGAAGAGCAGATTGCCTGCATCTGTCTAGAG ACCTGTCGAGGGTTGCAACATCTGCATTCACGTTCCATCATTCACCGTGACATCAAGTCGGACAACCTTCTGATGAACGCCTTCGGTGAAGTGAAGATCA CCGACTTTGGCTTCTGCGCCAAATTGACTGATCAGAAGTCAAAGAGGGCAACCATGGTCGGTACCCCATACTGGATGGCCCCGGAAGTCGTCAAGCAGAAGGAGTACGGTGCCAAGGTCGACATTTGGTCCCTAGGCATCATGGCCATCGAAATGATCGAGAACGAGCCGCCGTATCTGGACGAGGAGCCTCTCAAGGCACTCTACCTCATTGCCACGAATGGCACACCAACGCTCAAGCAGCCTGACAAGCTCAGTCAAGACCTGAAGCACTTCCTCAGCGTTTGCCTTTGCGTGGACGTCAACTTCCGCGCAACGTCGACAGAGCTCCTAAAG CATGACTTCTTGCGTCTGGCTTGCCCTGTGAAGGATCTTGCACCATTGCTGCGCTTCCGTCAAACCTTG GGATGA